In Canis lupus dingo isolate Sandy chromosome 1, ASM325472v2, whole genome shotgun sequence, a single genomic region encodes these proteins:
- the LOC112645295 gene encoding vasodilator-stimulated phosphoprotein isoform X4: protein MSETVICSSWATVMLYDDSNKRWLPAGTGPQSFSRVQIYHNPTANSFRVVGWKMQPDQQVVINCAIVRGIKYNQATPTFHQWRDARQVWGLNFGSKEDATQFAAAMASALEALEGGGPPPPPPPAAPPTWSVQNGPASEEVEQQKRQQPGPPEHLERRVSNAGGPPAPPAGGPPPPPGPPPPPGPPPPPGVSLSGGSAAGHGAGGGPPPAPPLPTAQGTSGGGTGAPGLAAAIAGAKLRKVSKQEEASGGPPVPKAESTRSTGGGLMEEMNAMLARRRKATQVGEKPPKDESANEEPEARVPVPAQSETVRRPWEKNSTTLPRMKSSSSVTTSEAHPSTPSSSDESDLERVKQELLEEVRKELQKVKEEIIEAFVQELRKRGSP from the exons tgAGACGGTTATCTGCTCCAGCTGGGCCACTGTGATGCTTTATGATGACAGCAATAAGCGATGGCTGCCGGCAGGCACGGGCCCCCAGAGTTTCAGCCGCGTCCAGATCTACCACAACCCCACGGCCAATTCTTTCCGGGTTGTGGGCTGGAAGATGCAGCCAGACCAGCAG GTGGTCATCAACTGTGCCATCGTCCGGGGTATCAAGTATAACCAGGCCACCCCCACCTTCCACCAGTGGCGCGATGCCCGCCAGGTCTGGGGCCTCAACTTTGGGAGCAAGGAGGATGCCACCCAGTTCGCGGCGGCCATGGCCAGCGCCCTTGAGGCTCTGGAAG GAGGGGGGCCTCCGCCACCCCCGCCACCTGCAGCACCTCCCACCTGGTCTGTCCAGAATGGTCCCGCCTCAGAGGAGGTGGAGCAGCAGAAAAG GCAGCAGCCGGGCCCACCAGAGCACCTGGAGCGCCGAGTCTCCAATGCAG gagggcctcctgctcccccagctGGGGGACCGCCTCCCCCTCCaggacctcctcctcctccgggtccccccccaccccctggtgtGTCCCTCTCAGGGGGCTCTGCGGCAGGGCACGGAGCAGGGGGAGGCCCACCCCCTGcgccccctctccccacagcaCAAGGCACCAGTGGTGGGGGAACAGGGGCCCCCGGTCTTGCAGCAGCCATTGCCGGAGCCAAACTCAGGAAAGTCAGCAAG CAAGAGGAGGCCTCAGGGGGGCCCCCAGTCCCTAAAGCAGAGAGCACTCGAAGCACGGGCGGGGGGCTGATGGAAGAGATGAATGCCATGCTGGCCCGGAG AAGGAAAGCCACACAAGTTGGGGAGAAACCCCCCAAGGATGAATCTGCCAAT GAGGAGCCAGAGGCCAGAGTCCCAGTCCCAGCCCAGAGTG AAACTGTGCGGAGACCCTGGGAGAAGAACAGCACAACCTTGCCAAG GATGAAGTCCTCTTCATCCGTGACCACTTCCGAGGCCCACCCCTCCACGCCCAGCTCCAGTGACGAGTCAGACCTGGAGAGAGTGAAACAG GAGCTTCtggaagaggtgaggaaggaaCTGCAGAAAGTAAAAGAAGAGATCATTGAAG CGTTTGTCCAGGAGCTGAGGAAGCGGGGTTCCCCCTGA
- the LOC112645295 gene encoding vasodilator-stimulated phosphoprotein isoform X2 encodes MDGAEESRLLHPCPAPCGPHPSPPRVSASAGDRSRHETVICSSWATVMLYDDSNKRWLPAGTGPQSFSRVQIYHNPTANSFRVVGWKMQPDQQVVINCAIVRGIKYNQATPTFHQWRDARQVWGLNFGSKEDATQFAAAMASALEALEGGGPPPPPPPAAPPTWSVQNGPASEEVEQQKRQQPGPPEHLERRVSNAGGPPAPPAGGPPPPPGPPPPPGPPPPPGVSLSGGSAAGHGAGGGPPPAPPLPTAQGTSGGGTGAPGLAAAIAGAKLRKVSKQEEASGGPPVPKAESTRSTGGGLMEEMNAMLARRRKATQVGEKPPKDESANEEPEARVPVPAQSETVRRPWEKNSTTLPRMKSSSSVTTSEAHPSTPSSSDESDLERVKQELLEEVRKELQKVKEEIIEAFVQELRKRGSP; translated from the exons ATGGATGGGGCGGAAGAGTCTAGGCTCCTGCATCCATGCCCAGCACCCTGCGGACCTCACCCTTCCCCTCCCCGCGTCTCAGCTTCCGCTGGGGACCGGAGCAGGCA tgAGACGGTTATCTGCTCCAGCTGGGCCACTGTGATGCTTTATGATGACAGCAATAAGCGATGGCTGCCGGCAGGCACGGGCCCCCAGAGTTTCAGCCGCGTCCAGATCTACCACAACCCCACGGCCAATTCTTTCCGGGTTGTGGGCTGGAAGATGCAGCCAGACCAGCAG GTGGTCATCAACTGTGCCATCGTCCGGGGTATCAAGTATAACCAGGCCACCCCCACCTTCCACCAGTGGCGCGATGCCCGCCAGGTCTGGGGCCTCAACTTTGGGAGCAAGGAGGATGCCACCCAGTTCGCGGCGGCCATGGCCAGCGCCCTTGAGGCTCTGGAAG GAGGGGGGCCTCCGCCACCCCCGCCACCTGCAGCACCTCCCACCTGGTCTGTCCAGAATGGTCCCGCCTCAGAGGAGGTGGAGCAGCAGAAAAG GCAGCAGCCGGGCCCACCAGAGCACCTGGAGCGCCGAGTCTCCAATGCAG gagggcctcctgctcccccagctGGGGGACCGCCTCCCCCTCCaggacctcctcctcctccgggtccccccccaccccctggtgtGTCCCTCTCAGGGGGCTCTGCGGCAGGGCACGGAGCAGGGGGAGGCCCACCCCCTGcgccccctctccccacagcaCAAGGCACCAGTGGTGGGGGAACAGGGGCCCCCGGTCTTGCAGCAGCCATTGCCGGAGCCAAACTCAGGAAAGTCAGCAAG CAAGAGGAGGCCTCAGGGGGGCCCCCAGTCCCTAAAGCAGAGAGCACTCGAAGCACGGGCGGGGGGCTGATGGAAGAGATGAATGCCATGCTGGCCCGGAG AAGGAAAGCCACACAAGTTGGGGAGAAACCCCCCAAGGATGAATCTGCCAAT GAGGAGCCAGAGGCCAGAGTCCCAGTCCCAGCCCAGAGTG AAACTGTGCGGAGACCCTGGGAGAAGAACAGCACAACCTTGCCAAG GATGAAGTCCTCTTCATCCGTGACCACTTCCGAGGCCCACCCCTCCACGCCCAGCTCCAGTGACGAGTCAGACCTGGAGAGAGTGAAACAG GAGCTTCtggaagaggtgaggaaggaaCTGCAGAAAGTAAAAGAAGAGATCATTGAAG CGTTTGTCCAGGAGCTGAGGAAGCGGGGTTCCCCCTGA
- the LOC112645295 gene encoding vasodilator-stimulated phosphoprotein isoform X3 encodes MSETVICSSWATVMLYDDSNKRWLPAGTGPQSFSRVQIYHNPTANSFRVVGWKMQPDQQVVINCAIVRGIKYNQATPTFHQWRDARQVWGLNFGSKEDATQFAAAMASALEALEGGGPPPPPPPAAPPTWSVQNGPASEEVEQQKRQQPGPPEHLERRVSNAGGPPAPPAGGPPPPPGPPPPPGPPPPPGVSLSGGSAAGHGAGGGPPPAPPLPTAQGTSGGGTGAPGLAAAIAGAKLRKVSKQEEASGGPPVPKAESTRSTGGGLMEEMNAMLARRRKATQVGEKPPKDESANQEEPEARVPVPAQSETVRRPWEKNSTTLPRMKSSSSVTTSEAHPSTPSSSDESDLERVKQELLEEVRKELQKVKEEIIEAFVQELRKRGSP; translated from the exons tgAGACGGTTATCTGCTCCAGCTGGGCCACTGTGATGCTTTATGATGACAGCAATAAGCGATGGCTGCCGGCAGGCACGGGCCCCCAGAGTTTCAGCCGCGTCCAGATCTACCACAACCCCACGGCCAATTCTTTCCGGGTTGTGGGCTGGAAGATGCAGCCAGACCAGCAG GTGGTCATCAACTGTGCCATCGTCCGGGGTATCAAGTATAACCAGGCCACCCCCACCTTCCACCAGTGGCGCGATGCCCGCCAGGTCTGGGGCCTCAACTTTGGGAGCAAGGAGGATGCCACCCAGTTCGCGGCGGCCATGGCCAGCGCCCTTGAGGCTCTGGAAG GAGGGGGGCCTCCGCCACCCCCGCCACCTGCAGCACCTCCCACCTGGTCTGTCCAGAATGGTCCCGCCTCAGAGGAGGTGGAGCAGCAGAAAAG GCAGCAGCCGGGCCCACCAGAGCACCTGGAGCGCCGAGTCTCCAATGCAG gagggcctcctgctcccccagctGGGGGACCGCCTCCCCCTCCaggacctcctcctcctccgggtccccccccaccccctggtgtGTCCCTCTCAGGGGGCTCTGCGGCAGGGCACGGAGCAGGGGGAGGCCCACCCCCTGcgccccctctccccacagcaCAAGGCACCAGTGGTGGGGGAACAGGGGCCCCCGGTCTTGCAGCAGCCATTGCCGGAGCCAAACTCAGGAAAGTCAGCAAG CAAGAGGAGGCCTCAGGGGGGCCCCCAGTCCCTAAAGCAGAGAGCACTCGAAGCACGGGCGGGGGGCTGATGGAAGAGATGAATGCCATGCTGGCCCGGAG AAGGAAAGCCACACAAGTTGGGGAGAAACCCCCCAAGGATGAATCTGCCAAT CAGGAGGAGCCAGAGGCCAGAGTCCCAGTCCCAGCCCAGAGTG AAACTGTGCGGAGACCCTGGGAGAAGAACAGCACAACCTTGCCAAG GATGAAGTCCTCTTCATCCGTGACCACTTCCGAGGCCCACCCCTCCACGCCCAGCTCCAGTGACGAGTCAGACCTGGAGAGAGTGAAACAG GAGCTTCtggaagaggtgaggaaggaaCTGCAGAAAGTAAAAGAAGAGATCATTGAAG CGTTTGTCCAGGAGCTGAGGAAGCGGGGTTCCCCCTGA
- the LOC112645295 gene encoding vasodilator-stimulated phosphoprotein isoform X1 — translation MDGAEESRLLHPCPAPCGPHPSPPRVSASAGDRSRHETVICSSWATVMLYDDSNKRWLPAGTGPQSFSRVQIYHNPTANSFRVVGWKMQPDQQVVINCAIVRGIKYNQATPTFHQWRDARQVWGLNFGSKEDATQFAAAMASALEALEGGGPPPPPPPAAPPTWSVQNGPASEEVEQQKRQQPGPPEHLERRVSNAGGPPAPPAGGPPPPPGPPPPPGPPPPPGVSLSGGSAAGHGAGGGPPPAPPLPTAQGTSGGGTGAPGLAAAIAGAKLRKVSKQEEASGGPPVPKAESTRSTGGGLMEEMNAMLARRRKATQVGEKPPKDESANQEEPEARVPVPAQSETVRRPWEKNSTTLPRMKSSSSVTTSEAHPSTPSSSDESDLERVKQELLEEVRKELQKVKEEIIEAFVQELRKRGSP, via the exons ATGGATGGGGCGGAAGAGTCTAGGCTCCTGCATCCATGCCCAGCACCCTGCGGACCTCACCCTTCCCCTCCCCGCGTCTCAGCTTCCGCTGGGGACCGGAGCAGGCA tgAGACGGTTATCTGCTCCAGCTGGGCCACTGTGATGCTTTATGATGACAGCAATAAGCGATGGCTGCCGGCAGGCACGGGCCCCCAGAGTTTCAGCCGCGTCCAGATCTACCACAACCCCACGGCCAATTCTTTCCGGGTTGTGGGCTGGAAGATGCAGCCAGACCAGCAG GTGGTCATCAACTGTGCCATCGTCCGGGGTATCAAGTATAACCAGGCCACCCCCACCTTCCACCAGTGGCGCGATGCCCGCCAGGTCTGGGGCCTCAACTTTGGGAGCAAGGAGGATGCCACCCAGTTCGCGGCGGCCATGGCCAGCGCCCTTGAGGCTCTGGAAG GAGGGGGGCCTCCGCCACCCCCGCCACCTGCAGCACCTCCCACCTGGTCTGTCCAGAATGGTCCCGCCTCAGAGGAGGTGGAGCAGCAGAAAAG GCAGCAGCCGGGCCCACCAGAGCACCTGGAGCGCCGAGTCTCCAATGCAG gagggcctcctgctcccccagctGGGGGACCGCCTCCCCCTCCaggacctcctcctcctccgggtccccccccaccccctggtgtGTCCCTCTCAGGGGGCTCTGCGGCAGGGCACGGAGCAGGGGGAGGCCCACCCCCTGcgccccctctccccacagcaCAAGGCACCAGTGGTGGGGGAACAGGGGCCCCCGGTCTTGCAGCAGCCATTGCCGGAGCCAAACTCAGGAAAGTCAGCAAG CAAGAGGAGGCCTCAGGGGGGCCCCCAGTCCCTAAAGCAGAGAGCACTCGAAGCACGGGCGGGGGGCTGATGGAAGAGATGAATGCCATGCTGGCCCGGAG AAGGAAAGCCACACAAGTTGGGGAGAAACCCCCCAAGGATGAATCTGCCAAT CAGGAGGAGCCAGAGGCCAGAGTCCCAGTCCCAGCCCAGAGTG AAACTGTGCGGAGACCCTGGGAGAAGAACAGCACAACCTTGCCAAG GATGAAGTCCTCTTCATCCGTGACCACTTCCGAGGCCCACCCCTCCACGCCCAGCTCCAGTGACGAGTCAGACCTGGAGAGAGTGAAACAG GAGCTTCtggaagaggtgaggaaggaaCTGCAGAAAGTAAAAGAAGAGATCATTGAAG CGTTTGTCCAGGAGCTGAGGAAGCGGGGTTCCCCCTGA